A genomic region of Thermotoga sp. Ku-13t contains the following coding sequences:
- the gcvPA gene encoding aminomethyl-transferring glycine dehydrogenase subunit GcvPA, translating to MFPYVPHTEQEIREMLKAIGVDSIEDLYKDVPMTVRELNLPNGLDEFSVVKKIKSIAQENVVVEKEKVFMGAGIYVHYVPYVVKVMASRPEFVTAYTPYQAEVSQGTLQALFEYQTMICELTGMEVANSSMYDGASALAEAVLMAHRINNRKKVLMSEAVHPEYVQTCKTYAQGFGLNFVSVPVDESGATDMEALSKLANEDSCAVVVQQPNFFGVVEDLKRVREIAKDTIFIVVAEPISLSLLEPPGSFGADIVVGDGQPLGITPNFGGPTVGFFATLEKHVRKMPGRIIGQTKDVEGRTGYVMILQTREQHIRREKATSNICTNHALMALVNAIYMSLMGPEGLREVARRSYANAHYFAEKLKEKGFKLRFKGPFFNEFVFFVDENYPHRWKKLFEEGFLAPLPLEWFDRRYKGLALACATEVNTKESIDQMVLALERGAR from the coding sequence ATGTTCCCCTATGTGCCCCACACAGAACAGGAAATACGTGAAATGCTCAAAGCGATAGGTGTAGATTCGATCGAAGATCTTTACAAAGACGTGCCGATGACCGTGCGCGAGCTGAACCTGCCGAACGGGCTCGACGAATTCAGCGTCGTGAAGAAAATCAAATCCATCGCGCAGGAAAACGTTGTGGTGGAGAAAGAGAAAGTTTTCATGGGTGCAGGTATCTACGTTCACTACGTACCTTACGTTGTGAAAGTCATGGCCTCGAGACCAGAGTTCGTGACCGCTTACACACCTTACCAGGCAGAAGTTTCGCAGGGAACGCTTCAAGCTCTGTTCGAATACCAGACGATGATCTGTGAGCTCACAGGGATGGAAGTTGCAAACTCCTCCATGTACGATGGTGCATCTGCGCTCGCCGAGGCTGTGCTCATGGCCCACAGGATCAACAACAGAAAGAAGGTCTTGATGAGCGAAGCGGTGCACCCCGAGTACGTGCAAACCTGTAAAACGTACGCACAGGGCTTTGGTCTGAATTTCGTATCTGTACCTGTGGACGAGAGTGGAGCAACGGATATGGAAGCTCTCTCAAAACTTGCTAACGAAGATAGCTGTGCCGTGGTTGTGCAGCAACCGAACTTCTTCGGCGTCGTTGAAGACTTAAAGCGCGTTCGGGAGATCGCGAAAGATACCATATTCATTGTTGTCGCTGAACCCATATCCCTTTCCTTGCTCGAGCCGCCTGGAAGCTTCGGAGCGGACATCGTGGTCGGTGACGGTCAGCCACTTGGAATAACTCCGAATTTCGGTGGACCCACGGTTGGATTTTTTGCAACTTTGGAAAAACACGTCAGAAAGATGCCGGGCAGGATCATAGGACAAACGAAGGATGTTGAAGGAAGAACCGGTTACGTGATGATCCTTCAGACCAGAGAACAGCACATCAGGCGAGAGAAAGCCACTTCCAACATCTGTACGAACCACGCACTGATGGCACTCGTCAACGCTATCTATATGAGTCTCATGGGCCCTGAAGGACTGCGCGAAGTTGCCAGAAGGAGCTACGCGAACGCCCATTATTTTGCAGAGAAGTTAAAAGAGAAAGGGTTCAAACTGAGATTCAAAGGTCCTTTCTTCAACGAGTTCGTCTTTTTCGTTGATGAAAACTACCCACACCGCTGGAAAAAGCTCTTTGAGGAAGGTTTCTTAGCACCTCTGCCGCTGGAATGGTTTGACAGAAGATACAAAGGTCTCGCACTCGCTTGTGCGACCGAGGTCAACACGAAAGAGAGTATAGATCAGATGGTACTTGCCCTGGAGCGTGGTGCCAGATGA
- the gcvPB gene encoding aminomethyl-transferring glycine dehydrogenase subunit GcvPB, whose protein sequence is MTVFEKSVSGRIGFKLPESGVRFEKMDIPEHLVRTRKLGLPELSEVDVVRHYTELASKNYSVDRGFYPLGSCTMKYNPKVNEYLASLEGFTEIHPYQPVESVQGVLKLMYELKNALCEITGMDEMTLQPAAGAHGELTGMLIVRAYHLSRNDTKRTIALIPDSAHGTNPASAAMAGFEVVELKSTKEGLLDVEELKKHLNDRVAVLMLTNPNTLGLFEKDILEIAKLVHEAGALLYYDGANLNAIMGRFRPGDMGFDIVHLNLHKTFSTPHGMGGPGSGPVGVKQFLARFLPVPLVRKSDNGSYYLDYDLPDSIGRMRSFYGNFAVLVKAYAYILTMGKDGLKHTSEMAVLNANYLRKLLSRYFRMASDRTCMHEFVVDGSEFVKKTGVRILDVAKRLLDHGVHAPTIYFPLIVHEAMMIEPTETESKQTLDRFAEIIGKIVEEATNNPDLVKNAPHTTPIRRLDDVTATKNPIYRYR, encoded by the coding sequence ATGACGGTTTTCGAAAAATCCGTAAGCGGAAGAATTGGCTTCAAATTGCCTGAGTCTGGTGTGCGTTTCGAAAAAATGGATATACCAGAACACCTCGTCAGGACCAGGAAACTGGGTCTACCGGAGCTGAGTGAGGTTGACGTGGTCAGGCACTACACAGAGCTTGCATCGAAGAACTATTCGGTAGACAGGGGCTTTTATCCTCTTGGTTCTTGCACGATGAAGTACAATCCGAAGGTGAACGAGTACCTCGCGTCACTGGAGGGTTTCACCGAGATCCATCCTTACCAGCCCGTAGAATCCGTTCAGGGTGTTCTCAAGCTCATGTACGAATTGAAGAATGCGCTGTGCGAGATAACGGGTATGGACGAAATGACACTCCAGCCAGCCGCGGGTGCGCACGGTGAGCTCACCGGTATGCTCATCGTCAGGGCGTACCATCTTTCCAGAAACGACACGAAGAGAACGATCGCACTCATTCCAGATTCCGCGCACGGAACGAATCCAGCCTCCGCAGCCATGGCAGGTTTCGAAGTTGTGGAGCTGAAATCAACGAAAGAAGGCTTGCTGGACGTGGAGGAGTTGAAGAAACATCTGAACGATAGAGTTGCTGTTCTCATGCTCACCAATCCGAACACGCTTGGACTCTTCGAGAAGGATATTCTTGAGATCGCGAAACTCGTCCACGAAGCGGGCGCTCTGCTCTATTACGACGGGGCGAATCTGAACGCCATCATGGGAAGGTTCAGACCGGGCGATATGGGTTTCGACATCGTTCATCTGAACCTGCACAAAACTTTCTCGACCCCGCACGGAATGGGAGGCCCGGGCAGTGGACCAGTGGGGGTAAAGCAGTTCCTTGCACGCTTTTTGCCGGTGCCGCTGGTCAGAAAATCCGACAATGGTTCTTACTACCTTGACTACGATTTGCCGGACAGCATCGGCAGAATGAGGAGTTTCTATGGAAACTTTGCTGTCCTCGTCAAAGCCTATGCTTACATACTGACCATGGGAAAGGACGGACTGAAGCACACGAGTGAGATGGCCGTTCTGAACGCGAACTATTTGAGGAAATTACTTTCCAGGTATTTCAGAATGGCTTCTGACAGAACCTGTATGCACGAATTCGTCGTCGACGGCAGCGAGTTCGTCAAGAAAACGGGTGTACGCATCCTGGACGTCGCCAAAAGGTTGCTGGACCACGGTGTTCACGCTCCGACGATCTATTTCCCGCTGATCGTCCATGAAGCGATGATGATCGAACCCACGGAGACGGAAAGCAAACAGACACTTGACAGATTCGCCGAGATTATAGGTAAAATAGTTGAGGAAGCGACGAACAATCCCGATTTGGTCAAGAACGCACCGCACACCACACCAATTAGAAGGCTGGACGATGTAACGGCCACCAAGAATCCCATTTATAGATATCGTTGA
- a CDS encoding HAD family hydrolase, producing MKALLLDYDGTLAFVDEERFAEEYFFNFNVFLVEKYKTALDHFEILDCIMQITKCSDGKANNYERFVKCLTDKFEKFDWKEVFDSFYNSEEFEALNDLVEPNEKTLELLKKAKQSGILVVLATNPIFPRSATEKRLRWIGLSLSDFDHATFMENSHFCKPDPRYFLEICEAISVNPKDCLMIGDDDLLDGSCRNVGMKYRSIELVSKDGKKDLREWFLE from the coding sequence ATGAAAGCACTCTTACTCGATTACGACGGAACGCTCGCATTCGTAGACGAAGAACGGTTTGCCGAGGAGTATTTTTTCAATTTCAACGTGTTCCTGGTGGAAAAATACAAAACGGCTTTGGATCACTTTGAAATACTCGACTGCATAATGCAGATCACGAAGTGTTCCGATGGAAAGGCTAACAACTACGAAAGATTCGTGAAATGTCTCACAGACAAGTTTGAGAAATTTGACTGGAAGGAAGTGTTCGATAGTTTCTACAACAGTGAGGAGTTCGAAGCGCTCAATGATCTGGTCGAACCGAACGAGAAGACTCTGGAGTTACTCAAGAAGGCAAAGCAATCGGGAATTTTGGTCGTACTGGCCACGAATCCAATTTTTCCCAGAAGTGCCACTGAGAAACGTTTGAGATGGATCGGTTTGAGCCTGTCCGATTTTGACCACGCAACGTTCATGGAGAACTCCCACTTCTGTAAACCAGATCCAAGGTACTTTCTGGAAATCTGTGAAGCCATCTCGGTTAATCCGAAAGATTGTCTCATGATAGGTGATGACGATCTTCTGGATGGATCCTGCAGGAATGTCGGTATGAAATATAGATCCATAGAGCTAGTTTCCAAGGACGGAAAGAAAGATTTGAGGGAATGGTTCTTAGAATAG
- the pfp gene encoding diphosphate--fructose-6-phosphate 1-phosphotransferase produces MSGRLAILVGGGPAPGINSVINAVTIEAVNNGLEVIGIYDGFEHLMKGRTDMVRPLSISDVSRIHTEGGSILRTSRANPTKSQKDLETVVETLKKLNVKYLVTIGGDDTASSASAISKVTGDTIRIAHVPKTIDNDLPLPGGMPTFGYETARHVGAELVYNLLQDSRTTNRWYFVVVMGRKAGHLALGIGKAASATITVIAEEFRKEKISLAEVCDVLEAAMIKRRVLGRNDGLAVIAEGIGEILDENELASIPGVIVEKDPHGHIRLSEIPLATILKREIQKRFAERGEKIAIVDVPLGYELRCARPIPFDIDYTRTLGYGAVQFLLGKIAPNMKAGMVCLDQGRITILPFEAFTDPETGRSKVRLVDLNSEHYKVAKSYMIRLTKKDLEDPVMLSKLAAVAKMTPEQFREKFARIAD; encoded by the coding sequence ATGTCCGGTCGTCTCGCAATCTTAGTTGGAGGAGGACCAGCCCCTGGCATCAACAGCGTTATCAACGCCGTGACCATCGAAGCGGTGAACAACGGCCTTGAAGTGATAGGTATCTACGATGGTTTTGAACACCTCATGAAGGGCAGAACGGATATGGTGAGACCACTCAGCATTTCCGATGTGTCCAGGATTCACACCGAAGGTGGTTCGATCCTCAGAACCTCGCGGGCGAACCCCACCAAGAGCCAGAAAGACCTGGAAACAGTTGTGGAGACTCTGAAAAAACTGAACGTGAAGTACCTTGTGACCATCGGTGGAGACGATACTGCCTCTTCTGCTTCCGCCATTTCGAAGGTTACGGGTGATACTATCCGCATAGCACACGTACCAAAAACGATCGACAACGATCTACCTCTGCCGGGTGGTATGCCCACGTTCGGTTACGAAACCGCTCGGCACGTCGGCGCTGAACTGGTTTACAACCTCCTTCAGGATTCGAGGACCACGAACAGATGGTACTTCGTCGTCGTCATGGGAAGAAAAGCGGGTCATCTCGCACTCGGCATAGGCAAAGCGGCGAGCGCCACCATAACAGTCATCGCAGAAGAGTTCCGAAAGGAGAAAATCAGTCTCGCAGAAGTGTGCGATGTACTTGAAGCTGCGATGATAAAACGCAGGGTACTGGGAAGAAACGATGGACTCGCGGTCATCGCTGAGGGAATCGGTGAAATACTGGATGAGAACGAGCTCGCGAGCATCCCGGGTGTCATAGTCGAAAAAGATCCACACGGTCACATCAGATTGAGCGAGATACCACTTGCAACGATACTCAAGAGAGAAATCCAGAAGCGATTCGCCGAGCGTGGAGAAAAGATAGCGATCGTCGATGTGCCCCTCGGTTACGAACTGAGGTGTGCTCGCCCAATACCTTTCGACATCGATTACACCAGAACTCTCGGTTATGGAGCCGTGCAATTTTTACTCGGGAAGATCGCTCCCAACATGAAGGCCGGGATGGTTTGTCTGGATCAGGGAAGAATAACGATTCTACCTTTCGAAGCGTTCACTGATCCGGAGACGGGAAGGAGCAAGGTGAGGCTGGTTGATCTGAACTCCGAACACTACAAGGTCGCGAAGAGTTACATGATAAGGCTCACAAAGAAAGATCTCGAAGATCCTGTGATGCTTTCCAAGCTCGCGGCTGTGGCGAAGATGACACCCGAGCAGTTCAGAGAGAAGTTCGCAAGAATAGCAGATTGA
- the dapD gene encoding 2,3,4,5-tetrahydropyridine-2,6-dicarboxylate N-acetyltransferase translates to MAGELLESTSSETEDLQSTEQLIELISRSRKRTPVVAFVKGKLSEIDFSAVRFFGNGDFGIIVAEYEDFKRLIESHPDRIEDVHVQVLARNSALPLADLTRYNARIEPGAIIRDMVKIGDGAVIMMGAIINVGAVIGEKTMIDMNAVVGARAIIGKSCHIGAGAVIAGVLEPPSATPVIIEDEVIVGANAVVLEGVRVGRGAVVAAGAVVINDVEPYTVVAGVPARFIKRVDERTKEKTKIVEALRHIDTTIR, encoded by the coding sequence ATGGCGGGTGAACTTCTGGAGAGTACCAGTTCTGAAACTGAAGATCTTCAAAGCACTGAACAGCTGATCGAACTGATCAGCAGGTCCAGAAAAAGAACGCCCGTGGTCGCTTTCGTGAAGGGAAAGTTAAGTGAAATCGATTTTTCAGCGGTGCGCTTCTTCGGAAACGGTGATTTTGGGATCATCGTGGCTGAATACGAAGATTTTAAAAGACTGATCGAATCTCACCCTGACCGGATTGAAGATGTCCACGTTCAGGTGCTGGCACGAAACTCCGCCTTACCGCTGGCGGATCTGACGAGGTACAACGCGAGGATCGAACCCGGTGCGATCATCAGGGACATGGTGAAGATTGGCGACGGTGCCGTGATTATGATGGGTGCAATCATAAACGTCGGAGCCGTTATTGGTGAGAAAACCATGATCGATATGAACGCAGTTGTTGGTGCGAGGGCCATCATTGGAAAAAGCTGCCACATAGGTGCGGGGGCCGTGATCGCCGGTGTGTTGGAGCCTCCGAGCGCAACGCCAGTCATCATCGAAGACGAAGTGATCGTGGGTGCCAACGCCGTGGTCCTTGAGGGTGTGAGGGTTGGAAGGGGGGCCGTCGTGGCAGCTGGGGCTGTCGTAATAAACGATGTGGAACCTTACACCGTTGTAGCGGGTGTTCCTGCACGTTTCATCAAGAGAGTCGACGAGAGGACCAAAGAAAAGACGAAGATAGTCGAAGCCCTGAGGCATATCGACA